One Thermodesulfobacteriota bacterium DNA window includes the following coding sequences:
- a CDS encoding integration host factor subunit alpha, with protein MTKKELADVIHTKIGLSKRESAEIVEFFFEVAKEKLSRGEGIKLPRFGSFRVQSRKARKGRNPATGETIEIAERRAVVFKPSRFLRDAIDKQTA; from the coding sequence ATGACGAAAAAAGAACTCGCTGATGTTATACATACCAAGATCGGACTCTCCAAGAGGGAGTCTGCGGAAATAGTCGAGTTTTTCTTCGAGGTGGCAAAAGAGAAGCTAAGCAGGGGCGAGGGCATAAAGCTTCCCAGGTTCGGCAGCTTCCGCGTACAGAGCAGGAAAGCCAGGAAAGGAAGGAACCCCGCCACCGGCGAAACGATAGAGATCGCCGAGAGACGCGCTGTCGTATTCAAACCCAGCAGGTTTCTCCGCGACGCCATCGACAAGCAGACAGCTTGA
- a CDS encoding DUF502 domain-containing protein, producing MRQIYSFFRQNIIAGILITVPFGLTLFILYTIGRWIVEFVNSAPKLIGGLLADLPGIVEVVTFLISLIGTLLIVLLIGAIARNIVGGKLVSFGEAIISKIPLARTIYLATKQVIETLFIGTGMKNLKRVALFEFPRKGIYSIGFITGTLEHGQQQNQSGKKLISVFVPTTPNPTSGYYIMLPEEEITELSISIEDAIKIIMSGGLAANIIENALPGKNNN from the coding sequence ATGAGGCAGATCTATAGTTTCTTCAGGCAAAACATTATAGCCGGTATCCTTATCACCGTTCCGTTCGGGCTTACTCTATTCATCTTATACACGATCGGCAGATGGATTGTGGAGTTTGTGAACTCTGCACCCAAGCTGATAGGAGGATTGCTCGCCGACCTCCCCGGCATCGTTGAAGTAGTTACGTTTCTAATCAGTCTTATCGGCACCTTGCTGATAGTGCTCCTGATCGGCGCAATAGCGAGAAACATAGTCGGAGGGAAGCTAGTCAGCTTCGGGGAAGCTATCATATCGAAAATACCTTTAGCAAGGACCATATACCTCGCGACCAAACAGGTAATCGAGACTCTGTTTATAGGCACCGGCATGAAAAACCTGAAGAGGGTAGCCCTTTTTGAGTTTCCGAGAAAGGGCATATACTCGATCGGGTTCATAACCGGAACGCTCGAGCATGGGCAGCAGCAAAACCAGTCAGGCAAAAAACTCATTAGCGTCTTCGTCCCCACGACTCCTAATCCGACGAGCGGCTACTACATCATGCTTCCCGAAGAGGAAATAACCGAGCTTTCTATCTCCATAGAGGACGCTATCAAGATAATAATGTCAGGCGGACTTGCGGCAAACATCATCGAAAATGCTCTCCCGGGTAAAAACAACAATTAA